From a region of the Tursiops truncatus isolate mTurTru1 chromosome 2, mTurTru1.mat.Y, whole genome shotgun sequence genome:
- the COPS2 gene encoding COP9 signalosome complex subunit 2: MSDMEDDFMCDDEEDYDLEYSEDSNSEPNVDLENQYYNSKALKEDDPKAALSSFQKVLELEGEKGEWGFKALKQMIKINFKLTNFPEMMNRYKQLLTYIRSAVTRNYSEKSINSILDYISTSKQNSDFLCQMDLLQEFYETTLEALKDAKNDRLWFKTNTKLGKLYLEREEYGKLQKILRQLHQSCQTDDGEDDLKKGTQLLEIYALEIQMYTAQKNNKKLKALYEQSLHIKSAIPHPLIMGVIRECGGKMHLREGEFEKAHTDFFEAFKNYDESGSPRRTTCLKYLVLANMLMKSGINPFDSQEAKPYKNDPEILAMTNLVSAYQNNDITEFEKILKTNHSNIMDDPFIREHIEELLRNIRTQVLIKLIKPYTRIHIPFISKELNIDVADVESLLVQCILDNTIHGRIDQVNQLLELDHQKRGGARYTALDKWTNQLNSLNQAVVSKLA; the protein is encoded by the exons GAATACTCTGAAGATAGTAACTCTGAGCCAAATGTGGATTTGGAAAATCAGTACTATAATTCCAAAGCATTAAAAGAAGACGACCCAAAAGCAGCATTAAGCAGTTTCCAAAAG gttTTGGAACTTGAAGGTGAAAAAGGAGAATGGGGATTTAAAGCACTGAAACAAATGATTAAGATTAACTTCAAGTTG ACAAACTTTCCAGAAATGATGAACAGATATAAACAACTATTGACCTATATTCGGAGTGCGGTCACAAGAAATTATTCTGAAAAATCCATTAATTCTATTCTTGATTATATCTCCACTTCTAAGCAG AATTCTGATTTTTTATGTCAGATGGATTTACTGCAGGAATTCTATGAAACAACACTGGAAGCTTTGAAAGATGCTAAGAATGACAGACTGTGGTTTAAGACAAATACAAAG ctgGGGAAATTATATTTAGAACGAGAGGAATATGGAAAGCTTCAAAAAATTTTACGCCAGTTACATCAGTCCTGCCAG ACTGATGATGGAGAAGATGACCTGAAAAAAGGCACACAGTTATTAGAAATATATGCTTTGGAAATTCAAATGTACACGgcacagaaaaataacaaaaaacttaAAGCACTCTATGAACAGTCACTTCACATCAAGTCTGCCATCCCTCATCCACTGATCATGGGAGTCATCAGAG aatgTGGTGGTAAAATGCACTTGAGAGAAGGTGAATTTGAAAAGGCACACACTGATTTTTTTGAAGCCTTCAAGAATTATGATGAATCGGGAAGTCCAAGACGAACCACTTGCTTAAAATATTTGGTCTTAGCAAATATGCTAATGAAATCGGGAATAAATCCATTTGACTCACAGGAG gCCAAACCTTACAaaaatgatccagaaattctaGCAATGACGAATTTAGTAAG tgCCTATCAGAATAATGACATCACTGAATTTGAAAAGATTCTAAAAACAAATCACAGCAACATCATGGATGATCCTTTCATAAGGGAACACATTGAAG agCTTTTGCGAAACATCAGAACACAAGtgcttataaaattaattaagccTTACACAAGAAtacatattccttttatttctaag GAGTTAAACATAGATGTAGCTGATGTGGAGAGCTTGCTGGTGCAGTGCATATTGGATAA caCTATTCATGGCCGAATTGATCAAGTCAACCAACTCCTTGAATTGGATCATCAGAAGAGGGGTGGTGCCCGATATACTGCACTAGATAAATGGACCAACCAACTAAATTCTCTCAACCAGGCTGTAGTCAGTAAACTGGCTTAA